DNA sequence from the Prolixibacter sp. SD074 genome:
CAGGAAGTCGACAAATTGAAAGAGGAGTTGAAGAAGATCACCAAGAAAGAAGTTCAGATCAACATCTTTGAGATTAAACGTCCTGAACTCGACGCCCGCATCGTCGCCAATAATATCGCACGCCAGATAGAAGGCAAAATTGCCTACCGCCGCGCTGTTAAAATGTCGATTGCTTCCGCTATGCGAATGGGGGCAGAGGGTATCAAAGTGCAGGTTTCCGGCCGTTTGAACGGCGCCGAAATGGCTCGTTCAGAAATGTATAAAGATGGTCGTACACCGTTGCATACCCTTCGTGCCGACATTGACTACGCCCTTGGAGAAGCTTTAACCAAAACCGGATTGATCGGCGTAAAGGTTTGGATCTGCAAAGGAGAAGTCTATGGCAAACGCGACTTGTCGCCAAACGTTGGTCAACAAAAAGGACCAGGTGGACGCGGTGGCAAACAAGGTGGCGGGGCCAGGAAGCAGCGCAGGAAATAATTAAGTCTGTTAACCATCGAGAAAGTAAAAAAAGATGTTACAGCCCAAAAAAGTAAAGTTCAGAAGAGTACAAAAGGGACGGATGAAGGGGAATGCCCAACGAGGTAATCAGCTTTCATTTGGAACCTTTGGTATTAAATCCCTGGAATCAGCATGGATTACGGGCCGTCAGATAGAGGCAGCCAGGGTAGCGGTAACCCGCCACATGCAGCGTCAGGGACAGATTTGGATCCGAATTTTCCCAGATAAACCGATTACCAAGAAGCCTGCAGAGGTACGTATGGGTAAAGGTAAAGGAGCTCCTGAAGCATTTGTCGCACCCGTTACTCCGGGAAGAATCCTGATTGAAGTGGACGGTGTTCCGTTCGATCTCGCAAAGGAAGCGTTACGCCTGGCAGCACAGAAATTGCCAGTAACGACCAAATTTGTTATTCGACGCGATTTTGTAGAATCTTCAATTAATGAGTAATGAAAACTTCTGAAATCAGTGAGTTAACCACAGCGGAAATCGTCGAGAAGATCGATAACGCGAATGAAGAGTTGGTCCGGATGAAAATGAATCATGCCGTGAGCCCGCTTGATAATCCGTTAAGAATTCGCCATACCCGCAGAGATATTGCTCGTTTGCAAACAGAACTGCGGAAACGTCAACTTGAAGAAAAATAAATTAGACAATGGAAACAAGAAATCTTCGGAAAGAGCGTATCGGCGTTGTCGTTAGCAATAAGATGGATAAAAGCATTGTCGTTGCAGAAAAGCGTAAGGTAAAACATCCTATGTATGGGAAGTTTGTGAATAAAACCAGCAAATTTTATGCACACGACGAAGCTAATGCCTGCAACATTGGCGATACCGTAAAAATTATGGAAACCCGTCCACTGTCGAAAAACAAGGGATGGAGACTAGTTGAAATTTTAGAAAGAGCTAAGTAACCATGATACAGCAAGAAACACGTTGTACAGTTGCCGATAACAGCGGAGCAAAGGAAGCTTTGGTCATTCGCGTTTTAGGCGGTACCCGCAAGCGTTATGCTTCTTTGGGTGACAAAGTGGTGGTAACGGTTAAGAACGCTCTTCCTGGCAGCGATTTGAAAAAAGGGACTGTTTCGAAGGCTGTTGTTGTTCGTACGCGGAAAGAAGTGCGCCGTCAGGATGGCTCATACATTCGCTTCGATGACAATGCAGTTGTGTTGCTCAGTGCAACCGGAGAAATGCGTGGAACCCGTATTTTCGGCCCCGTTGCCCGCGAACTGCGTGACAGCCACATGAAAATTGTCTCTTTGGCACCTGAAGTACTTTAAAAAGATTCAGAACAATGCAAAAAAAGTTACATATCAAAAAAGGGGATAGCGTAGTGGTAATATCCGGCAACTCCAAAGGGCAGCAAGGGAAAGTGCTCGAGGTGGACCGGGAGAAAGAACGCGCCATCGTCGAGGGAGTCAATCTGGTGTCGAAACACACCAAACCCAATGCAGAGAATCCACAGGGCGGAATTTTAAAACAAGAAGCCACGGTGCATATTTCCAACTTGATGTTGGTTGATCCTGCAAGCGGTAAGCGGACTCGTATTGGCCGTCGCCTGAACGACAAAGGAAAATTAGTACGTTATTCGAAGAAATCAGGAGAGGAGATTAAGTAATGGATTACGTACCTACACTAAAGAACAAGTACCGGGAAGAAATCGTACCTGCTTTGCAGAAGGAATTTGGTTATAGTTCCATCATGCAGGTTCCGAAACTCGAGAAAATTATAATCAACCAGGGAGTTGGTGCTGCTATAGCCGATAAGAAACTCATCGAGGTTGCAGTAGAGGAATTAACTGCAATTGCCGGTCAAAAAGCTGTTACTACTAATTCAAAGAAAGATATCTCGAATTTCAAACTGCGTAAGAAAATGCCGATTGGAGTTCGCGTAACCCTGCGCCGCGAGCGGATGTATGAATTTCTTGATCGTCTGATTAGTGTTGCCCTACCGCGTATTCGCGATTTCAAAGGGGTTAGCGACAAATTAGACGGACGTGGGAATTATACCCTCGGCGTAACGGAGCAGATTATCTTTCCTGAGATTGTTCTCGATAAGGTAACCAAGATTAACGGGTATAATATTACATTCGTTACCTCGGCTGATACCGATGAAGAAGGATATGCATTGCTTCGCGCATTTGGTATCCCGTTTAAAAACGCTAAAAAGAATTAAAGGATATGGCTAAGGAATCAATGAAAGCACGTGAAGTAAAACGTGCGAAACTCGTTGAAAGATACGCCGAAAAGAGGGCACGCCTGAAAGAAGAAGGTGACTACATTGCACTGAGCAAACTGCCGCGTAACTCATCACGCGTACGTATGCACAATCGTTGTAATCTCACTGGTCGTCCGAAAGGGTATATGCGTCAGTTCGGCATCTCCAGGATTCAGTTCCGTGAAATGGCTTCGGCCGGCCTGATTCCCGGAGTTAAAAAAGCAAGTTGGTAATCATTTAAATTATTGCAAAGATGACTGATCCGATTGCAGATTATCTGACTCGACTGAGAAATGCCCTTAAGGCAAAACATAAAGTAGTAGAGATCCCTGCATCAAACCTGAAAATCGAAATGACCAAAATACTGAAGGAGAAAGGGTACATTTTGAATTACAAAATTGATGAAGAGAAAAACTACCAGGGAAGCATTAAAATCGCTCTCAAGTACCACCCGGTCGACGGTACGCCTGCTATTAAAACGTTGAAGCGTATCTCTAAACCCGGGCTTCGCCGTTACTGTGACACCGATTCAATCCCGCGTGTGCTCAACGGTTTAGGTGTAGCTATTCTTTCAACATCGAAAGGAGTTATCACTGACAAGGAAGCGAAGGATATGAACGTTGGTGGAGAGATTTTGTGCTACGTTTATTAATTAAGGAGGAATTACAATGTCAAGGATAGGAAAACTGCCCATTGAAGTCCCTGCCGGAGTGGCTGTAAACGTAAGCGACGAAAATATCGTTACCGTAAAAGGTCCTCAGGGAGAACTCTTCCAAAAGGTCGATCCCGAAATCGAAGTTTCTCTGGAAGAAAATAAGATTGTGCTGAAACGGCCCACTGAGCAGAAGCGTCATAAAGCAATGCACGGTTTGTACCGTTCGTTGATTAACAACATGGTTAAAGGCGTTTCAAAGGGTTATGAAATTAAATTGGAATTGGTGGGTGTTGGTTACCGTGCCGAGAACAAAGGACAGGTTCTTGACCTGGTTCTGGGTTATTCTCACCATACCTACATTCAACTTCCTAACGAAGTGAACGTAGAAGCCGTGACTGACAAGCGAAGCAATCCAATCGTAACACTTAAAAGTGCTGACAAACAGCTCATCGGCCAGGTTGCTGCTAAAATTCGTTCCTTCCGTATGCCTGAACCTTATAAAGGAAAAGGTATCAAGTTTGTTGGAGAGCAGCTGCGTCGTAAAGCTGGTAAATCGGCAAATGTTAAATAATTTTGACTTTTGAGTTATGGCTCATACAAAGCAAGAAAGAAGAGATAGAATTCGTAAAAGAATCAGAACTAAAATTTCTGGTTCTGCCGAGGCCCCTCGCATGAGTATTTATCGAAGCAACAATCAGATTTATGTACAGTTGATCGATGATGTAGCGGGTAATACCTTGGTCGCAGTATCTTCACTGAATAAAGAAATCGCCTCTGAAAAGGGTACGAAAACTGAAATTGCAGCTAAAGTTGGAAAACTAGCTGCTGAAAAGGCAGTAGCTGCCGGTATCAGTACCGTAAGGTTTGACAGAGGGGGATATTTGTATCACGGACGTGTTAAAGCAGTCGCCGAAGCTGCGCGCGAAGGAGGTCTTAAATTCTAAGTATTATGGCTAAGAACATTAAAAAAGTAAAAACCAGCGATCTCGACCTTAAAGACCGGTTAGTAACAATTAACCGCGTTACCAAAGTCACCAAAGGTGGTAGAACATTCAGCTTTTCAGCTATCGTCGTTGTTGGCAACGAAGACGGAATTGTAGGCTGGGGTCTTGGTAAAGCCAGTGAAGTAACCACCGCCATCGCGAAAGGTGTTGATGCAGCTAAGAAAAATCTCGTTAAGGTTCCGGTTATTAACGGAACCATTCCACACGAGCAGGTAGCCAAGTATGGCGGTGCAAGGGTATTCCTGAAACCGGCATCTTCGGGTACCGGAGTAAAAGCAGGGGGTGCCATGCGTGCCGTACTGGAGAGTGTTGGAATTCATGACATCCTGGCTAAGTCCAAGGGGTCTTCCAACCCGCACAACCTGGTGAAAGCAACATTCAATGGATTGCTCGAAATGCGCGATGCCTATACAGTTGCTGAACACCGTGGCGTAACCCTCGACAAAGTGTTTAACGGATAAGAAAGACACCTAGAGAAATGGCAAAAATTCGAATTACACAGGTGAAAAGCGGAATTGGTGCTTCTAAGGTTCAGAAAAGGACCCTTGTAGCCCTGGGGCTAAAAAAATTGAACCAGACCATCGAGCATGAGGCTACCCCGCAAATTCAGGGAATGGTTAACAAACTGAAGCACCTTGTTAAGGTTGAAGAAGTTTAACGACAAAAATCATTTTTTCAGATATGGAATTGCATAACTTACAGCCTGCAACAGGTTCCACCAAAAGCAAAAAAAGGATTGGCAGAGGCCAGGGCTCCGGTTTCGGAGGCACATCAACCCGCGGTCATAAAGGTGCCAAATCCCGTTCCGGTTACTCACGAAAAATTGGATTCCAGGGTGGACAGATGCCTTTGCAGCGCCTTGTGCCTAAGTTCGG
Encoded proteins:
- the rplX gene encoding 50S ribosomal protein L24; protein product: MQKKLHIKKGDSVVVISGNSKGQQGKVLEVDREKERAIVEGVNLVSKHTKPNAENPQGGILKQEATVHISNLMLVDPASGKRTRIGRRLNDKGKLVRYSKKSGEEIK
- the rpmD gene encoding 50S ribosomal protein L30, whose protein sequence is MAKIRITQVKSGIGASKVQKRTLVALGLKKLNQTIEHEATPQIQGMVNKLKHLVKVEEV
- the rpsN gene encoding 30S ribosomal protein S14, which codes for MAKESMKAREVKRAKLVERYAEKRARLKEEGDYIALSKLPRNSSRVRMHNRCNLTGRPKGYMRQFGISRIQFREMASAGLIPGVKKASW
- the rpsC gene encoding 30S ribosomal protein S3, whose translation is MGQKVNPISNRLGIIKGWDSNWFGGDNYGDKLVEDHKLREYLSARLAKASISKIIIERTLKLITITIHTSRPGIIIGKGGQEVDKLKEELKKITKKEVQINIFEIKRPELDARIVANNIARQIEGKIAYRRAVKMSIASAMRMGAEGIKVQVSGRLNGAEMARSEMYKDGRTPLHTLRADIDYALGEALTKTGLIGVKVWICKGEVYGKRDLSPNVGQQKGPGGRGGKQGGGARKQRRK
- the rpsH gene encoding 30S ribosomal protein S8; this translates as MTDPIADYLTRLRNALKAKHKVVEIPASNLKIEMTKILKEKGYILNYKIDEEKNYQGSIKIALKYHPVDGTPAIKTLKRISKPGLRRYCDTDSIPRVLNGLGVAILSTSKGVITDKEAKDMNVGGEILCYVY
- the rplN gene encoding 50S ribosomal protein L14, with protein sequence MIQQETRCTVADNSGAKEALVIRVLGGTRKRYASLGDKVVVTVKNALPGSDLKKGTVSKAVVVRTRKEVRRQDGSYIRFDDNAVVLLSATGEMRGTRIFGPVARELRDSHMKIVSLAPEVL
- the rplP gene encoding 50S ribosomal protein L16, encoding MLQPKKVKFRRVQKGRMKGNAQRGNQLSFGTFGIKSLESAWITGRQIEAARVAVTRHMQRQGQIWIRIFPDKPITKKPAEVRMGKGKGAPEAFVAPVTPGRILIEVDGVPFDLAKEALRLAAQKLPVTTKFVIRRDFVESSINE
- the rplF gene encoding 50S ribosomal protein L6, translated to MSRIGKLPIEVPAGVAVNVSDENIVTVKGPQGELFQKVDPEIEVSLEENKIVLKRPTEQKRHKAMHGLYRSLINNMVKGVSKGYEIKLELVGVGYRAENKGQVLDLVLGYSHHTYIQLPNEVNVEAVTDKRSNPIVTLKSADKQLIGQVAAKIRSFRMPEPYKGKGIKFVGEQLRRKAGKSANVK
- the rpsQ gene encoding 30S ribosomal protein S17 yields the protein METRNLRKERIGVVVSNKMDKSIVVAEKRKVKHPMYGKFVNKTSKFYAHDEANACNIGDTVKIMETRPLSKNKGWRLVEILERAK
- the rplE gene encoding 50S ribosomal protein L5, with amino-acid sequence MDYVPTLKNKYREEIVPALQKEFGYSSIMQVPKLEKIIINQGVGAAIADKKLIEVAVEELTAIAGQKAVTTNSKKDISNFKLRKKMPIGVRVTLRRERMYEFLDRLISVALPRIRDFKGVSDKLDGRGNYTLGVTEQIIFPEIVLDKVTKINGYNITFVTSADTDEEGYALLRAFGIPFKNAKKN
- the rpmC gene encoding 50S ribosomal protein L29; the protein is MKTSEISELTTAEIVEKIDNANEELVRMKMNHAVSPLDNPLRIRHTRRDIARLQTELRKRQLEEK
- the rpsE gene encoding 30S ribosomal protein S5, with the protein product MAKNIKKVKTSDLDLKDRLVTINRVTKVTKGGRTFSFSAIVVVGNEDGIVGWGLGKASEVTTAIAKGVDAAKKNLVKVPVINGTIPHEQVAKYGGARVFLKPASSGTGVKAGGAMRAVLESVGIHDILAKSKGSSNPHNLVKATFNGLLEMRDAYTVAEHRGVTLDKVFNG
- the rplR gene encoding 50S ribosomal protein L18 codes for the protein MAHTKQERRDRIRKRIRTKISGSAEAPRMSIYRSNNQIYVQLIDDVAGNTLVAVSSLNKEIASEKGTKTEIAAKVGKLAAEKAVAAGISTVRFDRGGYLYHGRVKAVAEAAREGGLKF